In Paraburkholderia caribensis, a single window of DNA contains:
- a CDS encoding LysE family translocator, with translation MGLSLQQFAMVAGAHLLALLSPGPDFFLIARSALLRGWRKTGAVCFGIACANGVFIVLAVGGFAALHRHGIAFALVQAAGCAYLFYLGVLMLRHARAASIAAHVQDDSPASNTGAWPTRFAMGFASAILNPKNALFYASLFALLAARDAPFSAQIVYGVWMFAAVFGWDLLVAMGVGHPAVVARFTRHGAAIERVTGVVLLAIATSVLTMLAREWL, from the coding sequence ATGGGTCTTTCTCTACAGCAATTCGCGATGGTCGCGGGCGCGCATCTTCTGGCGCTGCTCAGCCCCGGCCCGGATTTTTTTCTGATCGCGCGCAGTGCGCTGTTGCGCGGCTGGCGCAAGACGGGCGCCGTGTGCTTCGGCATCGCCTGCGCGAACGGCGTGTTCATCGTGCTCGCGGTCGGCGGCTTTGCGGCGCTGCATCGACACGGCATCGCCTTCGCGCTCGTGCAGGCCGCGGGATGCGCGTATCTGTTCTATCTCGGCGTATTGATGCTTCGGCATGCAAGGGCGGCATCGATTGCGGCACATGTGCAGGACGATTCGCCTGCGTCGAACACGGGCGCGTGGCCTACGCGTTTCGCGATGGGTTTCGCATCCGCGATTCTCAATCCGAAGAACGCGCTCTTTTACGCGAGCCTGTTTGCGTTGCTCGCGGCCCGCGACGCGCCGTTCAGCGCGCAAATCGTGTATGGCGTATGGATGTTCGCCGCCGTGTTCGGCTGGGATCTGCTCGTCGCGATGGGCGTTGGGCATCCCGCCGTGGTCGCGCGTTTCACGCGGCACGGCGCCGCAATCGAACGCGTCACGGGCGTCGTGCTGCTCGCGATCGCAACGAGTGTGCTGACGATGCTCGCGCGCGAGTGGCTATGA
- a CDS encoding 2-thiouracil desulfurase family protein yields MKRILVSACLAGLPVRYDGSAKTLASMLLQTWRDEGRLVVVCPEVAAGFATPRRPAEIQLRRNGHDVLDGTARIRDNAGADVTALFIDGARHALQQALAHDCRYALLADGSPSCGSSFIHDGTFSRVAHEAVGVTAALLERHGIRVFAPDGIDELAASINVDG; encoded by the coding sequence ATGAAAAGGATACTCGTTAGCGCGTGCCTCGCCGGTCTCCCCGTGCGATATGACGGCTCCGCGAAGACGCTCGCAAGCATGCTGCTGCAGACATGGCGCGACGAAGGGCGGCTGGTCGTCGTGTGTCCGGAAGTGGCGGCGGGCTTCGCCACGCCGCGCCGTCCCGCCGAAATCCAGTTGCGCCGCAATGGGCACGATGTGCTGGACGGCACGGCCCGCATCCGCGACAACGCCGGCGCGGACGTCACCGCGCTTTTCATCGACGGTGCGCGCCACGCGCTCCAGCAGGCGCTTGCGCATGATTGCCGCTACGCGCTGCTCGCCGATGGCAGTCCATCGTGCGGCAGCAGCTTTATCCATGACGGCACGTTTTCGCGCGTCGCGCACGAGGCAGTGGGTGTGACAGCCGCGCTGCTCGAACGGCACGGCATCCGCGTATTCGCGCCTGACGGGATCGATGAGCTGGCAGCATCGATCAATGTCGACGGATGA
- a CDS encoding DUF1328 domain-containing protein yields the protein MLRYAAIFFVIAIIAAVFGFGGIAAGAAEIAKVLFFIFIVIFLVTLLMGVIRR from the coding sequence ATGCTTCGATACGCTGCCATCTTTTTCGTCATCGCCATTATCGCGGCCGTCTTCGGCTTCGGCGGCATTGCCGCTGGCGCTGCCGAAATAGCGAAGGTTCTGTTCTTTATCTTTATCGTGATCTTTCTCGTCACGCTGCTCATGGGCGTGATCCGACGTTGA
- a CDS encoding TetR/AcrR family transcriptional regulator yields MPTTHPSRRQPKQARAEFALDSILEAAARTLESHGKAGLTTQRVADTAGFSIGAIYQYFPNKEGLVEALASRELERLTAMMKEALTQPAPFGTGLNARRMMRATAAFIGDRPRLYSILRAEWADAAPDTAIGEGMRRYFELIAGTLNRENPDLGKRIACDEARFVLFRAISGVLLATALERPHYFGTDAFEDEMVRLILGFLNYDLDPDIPRLAPEGGSFTSA; encoded by the coding sequence TTGCCCACGACTCACCCGTCGCGTCGGCAGCCCAAGCAGGCGCGCGCCGAATTCGCGCTCGACAGCATTCTCGAAGCCGCCGCCCGCACGCTCGAATCCCATGGCAAGGCAGGGCTGACGACGCAGCGCGTCGCCGATACAGCAGGCTTCAGCATTGGCGCGATCTACCAGTACTTTCCGAACAAGGAGGGCTTGGTCGAAGCGCTCGCGAGCCGCGAACTGGAGCGCCTCACGGCGATGATGAAAGAAGCGCTCACGCAGCCCGCGCCGTTCGGCACGGGCCTCAACGCCCGCCGCATGATGCGCGCGACGGCGGCGTTCATCGGCGACCGTCCGCGCCTCTACAGCATCCTGCGCGCCGAATGGGCGGACGCTGCGCCCGACACGGCAATCGGCGAGGGCATGCGGCGCTACTTCGAATTGATCGCCGGCACGCTGAACCGCGAGAATCCGGATCTGGGCAAACGTATCGCGTGCGACGAAGCGCGCTTCGTGCTGTTTCGCGCGATCTCCGGCGTCCTGCTCGCGACGGCGCTGGAGCGGCCGCATTACTTCGGCACCGATGCGTTCGAAGACGAAATGGTCCGCCTGATTCTCGGCTTTCTCAACTACGATCTCGATCCCGACATTCCACGTCTGGCGCCGGAGGGTGGCAGTTTTACAAGCGCGTGA
- a CDS encoding LysR substrate-binding domain-containing protein, producing MRDFDSSLLRAFVTVAETGAVSAAAVRLARTQAAVSMQLRRLEDDIGQRLLERSPRGVRLTDAGHRLLPYAHAILGAGEDARRALEVGDVAGTVRLGMLEDVAVGRLPRALRRFSAAHPQVALEIVVDASAALSQRLNEGALDVLVGDPAMVDATPLVTWTQPLFWVGARGYLADPQSPLPLVAFGGACLWQQQVMTALRRAGIAWRVVCTSTSLPAVQSAVEAGLGVSVLLDGNIRYDTMRVLGAADGLPEPPAADLGLFVRQAAGAQEAAVDALRTFLCEALDLDFIERTSRAPRR from the coding sequence ATGCGCGACTTCGACAGCAGCCTCCTCCGAGCCTTCGTGACGGTCGCAGAAACGGGCGCGGTCAGCGCGGCGGCCGTGCGCCTTGCGCGCACGCAGGCGGCCGTCAGCATGCAACTGCGCCGGCTGGAAGACGACATCGGCCAGCGGCTGCTGGAGCGCTCGCCGCGCGGCGTGCGGCTGACGGACGCCGGACACAGGCTGCTGCCCTACGCGCACGCGATTCTCGGCGCGGGCGAAGACGCCCGCCGCGCGCTCGAAGTCGGCGACGTGGCGGGCACGGTGCGGCTCGGCATGCTCGAAGACGTGGCCGTGGGCCGCCTGCCGCGCGCGTTGCGGCGCTTTTCGGCGGCGCATCCGCAGGTTGCGCTGGAGATCGTCGTCGATGCGAGCGCGGCGCTGTCGCAACGTCTCAACGAGGGCGCGCTCGACGTGCTCGTCGGCGATCCCGCGATGGTCGACGCGACACCGCTCGTCACGTGGACGCAGCCGCTCTTCTGGGTCGGCGCGCGCGGTTATCTTGCCGACCCGCAGTCGCCGTTGCCGCTCGTCGCGTTCGGCGGAGCGTGTCTGTGGCAGCAGCAGGTGATGACGGCGCTGCGGCGCGCGGGCATTGCGTGGCGCGTGGTCTGTACGAGCACAAGCCTGCCAGCCGTGCAGTCGGCCGTCGAGGCGGGGCTGGGCGTATCGGTGCTGCTCGACGGCAATATCCGTTACGACACGATGCGCGTGCTCGGCGCCGCCGACGGCCTGCCGGAGCCGCCCGCCGCCGATCTCGGCCTGTTCGTGCGGCAGGCGGCGGGCGCGCAGGAAGCCGCCGTCGATGCATTGCGGACCTTCCTGTGCGAAGCGCTCGATCTCGACTTCATCGAGCGCACGTCTAGAGCGCCGCGCCGGTGA
- a CDS encoding EamA family transporter produces the protein MAALLGVLSMSCVQFGAALSAPTMAAFGAFSTTWLRLAWAALILALVVRPKLRSYSRAHWLAAGVLGVAMAGMTLCFFSAIERIPLGLAVAIDFLGPLAVATLGVRRLRALLWPLLAVAGVLLLAHDRSGWIGEPVGMLLAAGAACGWGSYIVLMKKTGALFDGLEGLSVSLIAAALVATPFGLVEHGLHIAPMQLAATAGLAVLVPLLPYALEMIALRHMPAASFGILMSVEPAIGAAAGFIVLHQPMTALQLAGTLFVVSASVGVIVTSK, from the coding sequence ATGGCTGCGCTGCTCGGCGTGCTGTCGATGTCGTGCGTGCAGTTCGGCGCCGCCCTCTCCGCGCCGACGATGGCCGCATTCGGCGCGTTCAGCACGACGTGGCTGCGGCTCGCGTGGGCGGCGCTGATCCTCGCGCTGGTGGTGCGTCCGAAGCTGCGCAGCTACTCGCGGGCGCATTGGCTCGCGGCGGGTGTGCTGGGCGTAGCGATGGCGGGCATGACGCTTTGTTTCTTCTCGGCAATCGAGCGGATTCCGCTCGGGCTTGCCGTGGCGATCGACTTTCTCGGGCCGCTGGCCGTCGCGACGCTCGGCGTGCGGCGTCTGCGCGCGCTGCTGTGGCCGCTGCTCGCTGTCGCTGGCGTGCTGCTGCTCGCGCATGACCGTTCGGGTTGGATCGGCGAGCCGGTCGGCATGCTGCTCGCGGCGGGCGCGGCGTGCGGCTGGGGCAGCTATATCGTGTTGATGAAAAAGACGGGGGCGCTGTTCGATGGGCTCGAAGGGCTTTCCGTATCGCTGATCGCGGCTGCGCTTGTCGCGACGCCGTTCGGCCTGGTCGAGCACGGCCTGCACATCGCGCCGATGCAACTGGCGGCCACGGCGGGCCTCGCGGTGCTGGTTCCGCTGCTGCCATATGCGCTCGAAATGATTGCGCTGCGCCACATGCCGGCTGCGTCGTTCGGGATTCTGATGAGCGTCGAGCCGGCCATCGGCGCGGCGGCGGGCTTTATCGTGCTGCATCAGCCGATGACGGCGCTGCAGCTGGCGGGCACGCTGTTCGTCGTGAGCGCGAGTGTGGGTGTGATCGTTACATCGAAGTGA
- a CDS encoding YybH family protein: protein MTDDERAIRELIDTWLAASKAGETATVMSLMTDDAVFMVPGQKPFGKAAFGVAAEGQKNVDIDGKSEILELQVLGDWAFLRSQLEVTITLKDGSAPPVRHAGNTLTILRKETDGRWLVARDANLLVKG from the coding sequence ATGACCGACGACGAACGCGCCATTCGCGAACTGATCGATACGTGGCTCGCCGCAAGCAAGGCTGGCGAGACGGCGACCGTGATGAGTCTGATGACCGACGACGCGGTGTTTATGGTGCCTGGGCAGAAGCCGTTCGGCAAAGCCGCGTTTGGGGTGGCCGCTGAGGGCCAGAAGAATGTCGATATCGATGGTAAGAGCGAGATTCTGGAGCTTCAGGTGCTGGGGGATTGGGCATTTTTGCGTTCGCAGCTTGAGGTCACGATTACGCTGAAAGATGGCTCGGCGCCGCCCGTGCGCCATGCCGGTAATACGCTTACGATTTTGCGTAAGGAAACTGATGGGCGCTGGTTGGTGGCGAGGGATGCGAATTTGCTTGTGAAGGGGTAA
- the mdeB gene encoding alpha-ketoglutarate dehydrogenase, which produces MTDLSSGARPVLALTQARIDSDPQETAEWLAALDGVVQHVGLERAQYLFDRLAAHALGNGVATARANVTPYANTISVDQQPPYPGDLDTEEKLAAALRWNALAMVVRANRAYGELGGHIASYASAADLFEVGFNHFFRAASQSPGGHGGDLVYFQPHSSPGVYARAFLEGFLDETHLEHYRREIAGPGLCSYPHPWLMPDFWQFPTGSMGIGPINSIYQARFMRYLQNRGLQKTEGRKVWGFFGDGEMDEPESIGALSLAAREGLDNLVFVINCNLQRLDGPVRSNGRIIDELEAQFTGAGWNVIKVVWGSDWDGLFARDRTGALLRAFAHTVDGQFQTFSANDGAYNRERFFGQNPELAALAAHLSNDDIDRLRRGGHDVRKLHAAYDRALKHIGQPTVILAKTMKGFGMGAIGQGRMTTHQQKKLDVEQLKAFRDRFRLPLSDSDVEQLKFYKPAENSPEMQYLHARRAALGGYLPRRRKAASQTPTVPALSSWGQFALDANGKEMSTTMAIVRMLGSLLKDASLGPRVVPVVADEARTFGMANLFRQVGIYSPLGQLYEPEDMGSMLYYREDTGGQILEEGISEAGAVSSWIAAATSYSVHDLPMLPFYIYYSMFGFQRIGDLIWAAADQRARGFLIGATAGKTTLGGEGLQHQDGTSHLAASTVPNCRAYDPAFAYEVAMIVDEGMQEMIGRQRDVFYYLTVTNENYAQPSLPADSVDRVREGVLKGMYALDVASLETAQVQLLGSGAILGEVQAAARMLKDDWNIDAAVWSVTSFTELHRDGVASERAERLFGDHGTGTPYVTSALAASRGPVIAATDYVRAVPELIRAFVSRRYVTLGTDGFGRSDTRAALRAFFEVDRASIVIAALKALAEEGAVARGVVEEALARYGCHRDGRAAPWER; this is translated from the coding sequence ATGACGGACTTATCGAGCGGTGCCCGCCCCGTTCTTGCCCTCACTCAAGCTCGCATCGACAGCGATCCGCAGGAGACGGCCGAATGGCTGGCTGCGCTCGATGGCGTCGTCCAGCACGTCGGCCTCGAACGCGCGCAATATCTGTTCGACCGGCTGGCCGCGCATGCGCTGGGCAATGGCGTCGCGACGGCGCGCGCGAACGTCACGCCGTACGCGAACACGATTTCCGTCGATCAGCAGCCGCCATATCCGGGCGACCTCGACACCGAGGAAAAGCTCGCCGCTGCGTTGCGCTGGAACGCGCTCGCGATGGTGGTGCGGGCCAATCGCGCGTATGGCGAACTGGGCGGGCATATCGCGAGCTACGCGTCGGCGGCCGATCTGTTCGAAGTGGGCTTCAATCATTTCTTCCGCGCCGCGAGTCAAAGCCCGGGCGGGCATGGCGGCGATCTCGTCTATTTCCAGCCGCATTCGTCGCCGGGTGTGTATGCGCGTGCCTTTCTCGAAGGCTTTCTCGACGAGACGCATCTCGAACACTACCGCCGCGAGATCGCGGGGCCGGGGCTGTGTTCGTATCCGCATCCGTGGCTGATGCCGGACTTCTGGCAGTTCCCGACGGGCTCGATGGGCATCGGTCCCATCAACTCGATTTACCAGGCGCGCTTCATGCGCTACCTGCAAAACCGCGGCCTGCAGAAGACGGAAGGCCGCAAGGTGTGGGGCTTCTTCGGCGACGGCGAGATGGACGAGCCGGAATCGATCGGCGCCTTGTCACTGGCGGCGCGCGAAGGGCTCGACAACCTCGTGTTCGTGATCAACTGCAATCTGCAGCGGCTCGACGGTCCGGTGCGCAGCAACGGCCGCATCATCGACGAACTCGAAGCGCAGTTCACGGGTGCGGGCTGGAACGTCATCAAGGTGGTATGGGGCTCGGACTGGGATGGCCTGTTTGCGCGCGACCGCACGGGCGCCTTGTTGCGCGCGTTCGCGCACACGGTGGACGGCCAGTTCCAGACCTTCTCGGCCAACGACGGCGCCTACAACCGCGAGCGCTTCTTCGGGCAGAACCCGGAGCTGGCCGCGCTCGCCGCGCATCTGAGCAACGACGATATCGACCGCTTGCGGCGCGGCGGCCACGACGTGCGCAAGCTGCATGCTGCGTATGACCGCGCGCTGAAGCACATCGGCCAGCCCACCGTGATACTCGCGAAGACGATGAAGGGCTTCGGCATGGGCGCGATCGGCCAGGGGCGCATGACGACGCACCAGCAGAAGAAGCTCGACGTCGAACAGTTGAAGGCGTTCCGCGACCGCTTTCGTCTGCCGTTGTCCGATAGCGACGTCGAGCAGCTCAAGTTCTACAAGCCAGCGGAAAACAGCCCGGAAATGCAGTACCTGCATGCACGCCGGGCTGCCTTGGGAGGCTATCTGCCCAGAAGGCGGAAAGCGGCATCGCAGACACCGACCGTGCCTGCGCTGTCTTCCTGGGGGCAATTCGCGCTGGACGCGAACGGCAAGGAGATGTCGACGACGATGGCGATCGTGCGGATGCTCGGCAGTCTGTTGAAGGATGCGTCGCTCGGGCCCCGCGTCGTGCCCGTGGTCGCCGACGAGGCGCGCACCTTCGGCATGGCGAACCTGTTCCGCCAGGTCGGCATCTATTCGCCGCTCGGCCAGTTGTACGAGCCGGAAGACATGGGCTCGATGCTCTACTACCGCGAGGACACGGGCGGGCAGATTCTCGAAGAGGGGATTTCGGAGGCGGGCGCGGTGTCGTCGTGGATCGCGGCGGCGACATCGTACAGCGTGCACGATCTGCCGATGCTGCCGTTCTATATCTACTACTCGATGTTCGGCTTTCAGCGCATCGGCGATCTGATCTGGGCGGCCGCCGATCAGCGCGCGCGGGGTTTCCTGATCGGCGCGACGGCGGGCAAGACGACGCTTGGCGGCGAAGGCTTGCAGCATCAGGACGGCACGAGCCATCTTGCGGCATCGACGGTGCCGAACTGCCGGGCGTACGACCCAGCGTTTGCGTATGAAGTGGCGATGATCGTCGACGAAGGCATGCAGGAGATGATCGGGCGGCAGCGCGACGTGTTCTATTACCTGACGGTCACGAACGAGAACTACGCGCAGCCTTCATTGCCTGCGGATTCTGTTGATCGCGTGCGCGAAGGTGTGCTGAAAGGCATGTATGCGCTTGATGTCGCTTCGCTGGAGACCGCGCAGGTCCAGTTGCTGGGCTCGGGCGCGATACTCGGCGAAGTGCAGGCGGCTGCGCGCATGTTGAAGGACGACTGGAATATCGACGCTGCCGTGTGGAGCGTGACGAGTTTCACCGAGTTGCATCGCGATGGCGTCGCGTCGGAGCGGGCCGAGCGTTTGTTCGGCGATCACGGAACGGGGACGCCGTATGTGACGTCTGCGCTGGCCGCATCGCGCGGTCCGGTGATTGCCGCAACCGATTACGTGCGGGCCGTGCCCGAGCTGATTCGCGCTTTTGTGTCGCGTCGTTATGTGACGCTTGGGACGGATGGGTTTGGGCGCAGCGATACGCGTGCGGCACTGCGGGCTTTCTTCGAGGTGGATCGTGCGTCGATTGTGATTGCGGCGTTGAAGGCACTTGCCGAGGAGGGCGCGGTTGCGCGCGGTGTGGTTGAGGAGGCGCTGGCGCGGTATGGCTGTCATCGTGATGGCAGGGCGGCGCCTTGGGAAAGGTGA
- a CDS encoding Lrp/AsnC family transcriptional regulator: MSSEARPAARRLDRIDIAILQQLQQNARITNAELARAVNLSPTPCFNRVRALEKLGLFRQQVTLLDAGALGLRINVFIQVSLEKQVEDALRRFEQEVGERPEVMECYLMTGDADYLLRVVVPDMQSLERFIVQWLTKIPGVSNIRSSFALKQVRYKTALPLPVAGLTLPTEDDTPREWA, encoded by the coding sequence ATGAGCTCAGAAGCAAGACCGGCCGCGCGGCGGCTGGACCGCATCGACATCGCGATCCTGCAGCAGTTGCAGCAGAACGCGCGCATTACCAACGCGGAGCTGGCGCGCGCCGTCAATCTGTCGCCGACGCCCTGCTTCAACCGCGTGCGCGCGCTCGAAAAGCTCGGGCTGTTCCGTCAGCAGGTGACGCTGCTCGACGCCGGGGCGCTCGGGCTGCGCATCAACGTGTTCATTCAGGTGAGCCTCGAAAAGCAGGTCGAAGATGCCCTGCGCCGCTTCGAACAGGAAGTCGGCGAACGCCCCGAGGTGATGGAGTGCTATCTGATGACGGGCGACGCCGACTATCTGCTGCGCGTCGTCGTGCCCGACATGCAGAGCCTGGAACGGTTCATCGTGCAGTGGCTGACCAAGATTCCCGGCGTGTCGAACATCCGTTCGAGCTTCGCGCTCAAGCAGGTACGCTACAAAACGGCGTTGCCGCTGCCTGTCGCAGGCCTGACGCTGCCCACGGAAGATGACACGCCGCGCGAGTGGGCGTGA
- a CDS encoding acyl-CoA synthetase: MLPAADTYDGLVAAFEWRIPPQYNIGIDACDKWADGSGRLALICETRDGQATRYSFDQLKSLSDRFANALRRSGVKKGDRVGIFLAQSVETALAHLAVYKCGAIAVPLFALFGPDALQYRLSDSGAVALVTDLGGAQKIASVRASLPELRSIFCVDAEHADTALQVESFWSALDESPAAFDAEPTAADDPAVIIYTSGTTGKPKGALHAHRVLLGHLPGVEMPQAFFPNDARLMWTPADWAWIGGLFDVLLPSWHHGVAVLARRFEKFDGEAAFDLMQRHAVTHTFLPPTALKMMRAVEHPERWKLSLRAVASGGESLGAELIEWGRRALGVTINEFYGQTECNVVVSSCATLFDPCFGSIGKVVPGHRVAIVDDAGHTVPRGEPGNIAIHAPDPVMFLGYWRNESATRDKFRGDWLLTGDMGLMDADGFIRFVGRDDDVITSAGYRIGPAPIEDCLLRHPAVRMAAVVGAPDAQRTEIVTAFVVLNPGYQASDALVQTLQLHVKTHLAAHEYPRAIHFVDALPMTATGKVIRRELRERVTPPR, translated from the coding sequence ATGCTTCCCGCCGCTGACACCTACGACGGCCTCGTCGCCGCGTTCGAATGGCGCATTCCGCCGCAGTACAACATCGGCATCGATGCATGCGACAAATGGGCCGACGGCAGCGGCCGTCTTGCGTTGATCTGCGAGACGCGCGACGGGCAAGCAACGCGCTACAGCTTCGACCAGCTCAAGTCGCTGTCCGACCGCTTCGCCAATGCTCTGCGCCGCAGCGGCGTGAAGAAGGGCGACCGTGTCGGCATCTTTCTCGCGCAATCGGTGGAGACGGCGCTTGCGCATCTCGCCGTCTACAAGTGCGGTGCGATCGCGGTGCCGCTCTTCGCGCTGTTCGGTCCCGACGCGCTGCAATACCGTCTGTCCGATAGCGGCGCCGTCGCGCTCGTGACGGACCTGGGCGGTGCGCAGAAAATCGCCTCGGTGCGTGCGAGCCTGCCCGAATTGCGTTCGATCTTCTGCGTCGACGCCGAGCATGCGGATACCGCGTTGCAGGTCGAATCGTTCTGGTCGGCGCTCGACGAATCGCCCGCTGCCTTCGACGCGGAACCGACGGCCGCCGACGACCCCGCCGTCATCATCTACACGTCCGGCACGACGGGCAAGCCGAAGGGCGCGTTGCACGCGCATCGCGTGCTGCTCGGCCATCTGCCCGGCGTGGAGATGCCGCAAGCGTTTTTCCCGAACGACGCGCGCCTGATGTGGACGCCCGCCGACTGGGCGTGGATCGGCGGGCTGTTCGATGTACTGCTGCCGTCGTGGCATCACGGCGTGGCCGTGCTGGCGCGGCGCTTCGAGAAGTTCGACGGCGAGGCCGCGTTCGATCTGATGCAGCGTCATGCCGTCACGCATACGTTCCTGCCGCCGACGGCGCTCAAGATGATGCGCGCCGTCGAACATCCCGAGCGTTGGAAACTCTCGCTGCGCGCGGTGGCGAGCGGCGGCGAATCGCTCGGCGCGGAGCTGATCGAATGGGGACGGCGCGCGCTCGGCGTGACGATCAACGAGTTCTACGGGCAGACCGAATGCAATGTGGTCGTGTCGTCATGTGCGACGCTGTTCGACCCGTGTTTCGGGTCGATCGGCAAGGTGGTGCCGGGCCATCGTGTAGCCATCGTCGACGACGCCGGGCACACCGTGCCGCGCGGCGAGCCCGGCAACATCGCGATTCATGCGCCGGACCCGGTGATGTTCCTCGGCTACTGGCGCAACGAGTCCGCCACGCGCGACAAGTTTCGCGGCGACTGGCTGCTGACGGGCGACATGGGACTGATGGATGCGGACGGCTTCATCCGCTTCGTTGGCCGCGATGACGACGTGATCACGAGCGCCGGTTACCGGATCGGACCCGCGCCGATCGAAGACTGTCTGCTGCGTCATCCGGCCGTGCGCATGGCGGCCGTGGTCGGCGCGCCCGACGCGCAGCGCACGGAGATCGTCACCGCGTTCGTGGTGCTGAACCCCGGCTATCAGGCGAGCGACGCACTCGTGCAGACGCTGCAGCTGCACGTGAAAACGCATCTCGCCGCGCACGAGTATCCGCGCGCGATCCATTTCGTCGACGCGTTGCCGATGACGGCGACAGGCAAGGTCATCCGGCGCGAACTGCGCGAGCGCGTGACGCCGCCACGCTAG
- a CDS encoding MgtC/SapB family protein: MGGWWHEVWLTMAREFSDLNDVKAITQVVMRLGLALLLGGALGFEREMAGRDAGLRTHMLVATGSALFVLVPLQAGFSQDNMSRVLQGLVSGIGFLGAGAIIKLSAQREVRGLTTAASLWLAAGVGVAAGLGREATAILSTVIALAILGGVRMIKPLVPPYTHDVPAQDESSKRVE, encoded by the coding sequence ATGGGCGGATGGTGGCATGAAGTCTGGTTGACGATGGCCCGGGAGTTCTCGGATCTGAACGACGTCAAGGCGATCACGCAGGTCGTGATGCGGCTTGGACTCGCGCTGCTGCTGGGTGGCGCGCTGGGCTTCGAGCGCGAAATGGCGGGGCGCGACGCGGGCCTGCGCACGCACATGCTGGTCGCCACGGGTTCGGCGCTGTTCGTGCTCGTGCCGTTGCAGGCGGGGTTTTCGCAGGACAACATGAGCCGCGTGTTGCAGGGCCTGGTATCGGGCATCGGCTTTCTCGGCGCGGGCGCCATCATCAAGCTCAGTGCGCAGCGGGAAGTGCGCGGACTGACGACAGCCGCGAGTCTCTGGCTCGCGGCGGGCGTCGGCGTCGCAGCGGGGCTCGGGCGCGAAGCGACCGCCATTCTCAGCACGGTGATCGCGCTCGCCATCCTCGGCGGCGTGCGGATGATCAAGCCGCTCGTGCCGCCTTACACGCACGACGTGCCTGCACAAGACGAGTCGTCGAAGCGCGTCGAGTGA
- a CDS encoding DUF2591 domain-containing protein: MRVSELEGALLDYWVARADNLPKPRVDDGFCWIEEPACDGDPAGALEAAFAPSTDWAQCGPIIERARIHLVPAAAGDRASWTGSVPAGASTIEQVGESPLIAAMRAFVASRFGDTVADEAGTH; encoded by the coding sequence ATGAGAGTTTCAGAGCTGGAAGGCGCGTTACTCGATTACTGGGTCGCCCGGGCGGACAATCTGCCGAAGCCGCGCGTCGACGACGGCTTCTGCTGGATCGAGGAGCCCGCCTGCGACGGCGATCCCGCGGGCGCGCTCGAAGCCGCGTTCGCGCCTTCCACGGACTGGGCGCAATGCGGCCCGATCATCGAACGGGCGAGAATCCATCTCGTGCCGGCCGCGGCGGGCGATCGCGCGTCATGGACAGGGTCGGTTCCCGCGGGTGCGAGCACCATCGAGCAGGTCGGCGAATCGCCGTTGATCGCCGCGATGCGCGCGTTCGTCGCGAGCCGTTTCGGCGACACGGTCGCGGACGAAGCCGGCACGCACTGA